In the genome of Myxococcus stipitatus, one region contains:
- a CDS encoding efflux RND transporter periplasmic adaptor subunit yields MKPSSLLLSTLLLLAACKRESAGKEDEHAHDDHAEAKGHDEDHDESHVHIAPEMLRDLRVTTAPASARPGGDNVTALGELTFSEDAYAEVASPISARVGTVFVTTGQQVKQGEKLAELRSPELGKARAALQAAQAKAAASRQTAERKRTLAAERIVARKDVQAADAEAASAEAEVAAARAELVALGASEDELRGGAGTPGFILRAPIHGTVIERDARMGQMADAEHPLFRIGDLGSLWLIVHAFERDAVRIQKDTEARVTFAAFPGKELTAKVGHVGQRVDASSRTIPVRLVLDNPEGLLKPGMSATASIPLGSPDGTITTVPAASLQRLENGWVVFLPTAERGSFERREVGRGRTLGDHVEILSGLKVGEQVVVDGAFLLKAEVEKSAGGGDHHGH; encoded by the coding sequence ATGAAGCCCTCGTCCCTCCTCCTGTCCACCCTCCTCCTCCTCGCCGCCTGCAAGCGCGAGTCAGCGGGCAAGGAGGACGAACACGCGCACGACGACCACGCCGAGGCCAAGGGCCACGACGAGGACCACGACGAGTCCCACGTCCACATCGCGCCGGAGATGCTCCGGGACCTGCGTGTCACCACCGCGCCCGCGTCCGCGCGTCCGGGAGGAGACAACGTCACCGCGCTCGGGGAGCTGACCTTCAGCGAGGACGCCTACGCGGAGGTCGCCTCCCCCATCTCCGCCCGCGTGGGCACCGTCTTCGTCACCACGGGCCAGCAGGTGAAGCAGGGCGAGAAGCTCGCCGAGCTGCGCAGCCCCGAGCTGGGCAAGGCCCGCGCGGCCCTCCAGGCCGCCCAGGCGAAGGCCGCCGCCTCGCGACAGACGGCGGAGCGCAAGCGCACGCTCGCCGCCGAGCGCATCGTCGCGCGGAAGGACGTGCAGGCCGCGGACGCGGAGGCCGCCAGCGCGGAGGCGGAGGTCGCCGCCGCCCGCGCCGAGCTGGTGGCCCTGGGCGCGAGCGAGGACGAGCTGCGGGGAGGCGCGGGCACCCCGGGCTTCATCCTGCGCGCGCCCATCCACGGCACCGTCATCGAGCGCGACGCGAGGATGGGACAGATGGCGGACGCGGAGCATCCCCTCTTCCGCATCGGAGACCTGGGCTCGCTGTGGCTCATCGTCCACGCGTTCGAGCGCGACGCCGTGCGCATCCAGAAGGATACCGAGGCGCGCGTCACCTTCGCCGCCTTCCCGGGCAAGGAGCTCACCGCGAAGGTGGGCCACGTGGGGCAGCGCGTGGATGCGTCCTCGCGCACCATCCCCGTGCGACTGGTGCTGGACAATCCGGAGGGCCTGCTCAAGCCCGGCATGTCCGCCACCGCGTCCATCCCCCTGGGCAGCCCCGACGGCACCATCACCACCGTGCCGGCAGCATCACTCCAGCGCCTGGAGAACGGCTGGGTCGTCTTCCTGCCCACCGCGGAGCGCGGCTCGTTCGAGCGGCGCGAGGTGGGCCGGGGGCGCACACTCGGAGACCACGTGGAGATTCTCTCCGGGCTGAAGGTCGGCGAGCAGGTGGTGGTGGACGGGGCCTTCCTCCTCAAGGCGGAGGTGGAGAAGTCCGCGGGCGGAGGCGACCACCATGGCCACTGA
- a CDS encoding TolC family protein: protein MPNLSATAACVLAAALVWPRASTALPSELSFQDALTLARARAPALLEAEGLVAEAQGPVAGTSPLLRENPTLSAEVGPRKLDAGKRGTQFSIGLSQPFELGGKQGARRESARAGLARQSAEKSDTERRVLGEVGAAFLRALHARELSRLMHETEEAAKHLAESTKKRLDAGDVPVVDANVTRVALARTHAEVAVAEGEEHISLSELRVLLGLPLDEPLTVRGSLRELASLPVPAPSSHERADIVALESGLAQAEAELRLGRSQRWPDVSVGVRYESEVDESAVLGTLSVPLPVFSRGQEDTVTQDARVRRLRTALEDARRARDVQVEAARIRDAKRQQSLEVLERDALPLLDENEALARKSYEAGEMDLAELLLVRRETLETRIALLDSHLQAALARVRLAVETGVLP from the coding sequence GTGCCCAACCTCTCCGCGACGGCGGCCTGTGTGCTCGCCGCGGCCCTCGTCTGGCCACGCGCCAGCACCGCCCTTCCCTCCGAGCTGTCCTTCCAAGACGCATTGACCCTCGCCCGCGCGCGAGCCCCCGCCCTGCTGGAGGCGGAGGGACTCGTCGCCGAGGCCCAGGGCCCCGTCGCCGGCACCAGCCCCCTCTTGCGCGAGAACCCCACGCTCAGCGCGGAGGTGGGCCCTCGCAAGCTCGACGCGGGCAAGCGCGGCACCCAGTTCTCCATCGGCCTCAGCCAGCCCTTCGAGCTGGGCGGCAAGCAAGGCGCGCGACGGGAGTCCGCGCGCGCGGGCCTCGCGAGGCAGAGCGCCGAGAAGAGCGACACCGAGCGCCGCGTGCTCGGCGAAGTCGGCGCGGCCTTCCTCCGCGCGCTCCACGCCCGCGAGCTGTCGCGGCTGATGCACGAGACGGAAGAGGCCGCGAAGCACCTGGCCGAGTCCACGAAGAAGCGCCTCGACGCGGGCGACGTCCCCGTCGTCGACGCCAACGTGACGCGGGTGGCGCTCGCCAGGACCCACGCCGAGGTGGCGGTGGCCGAGGGTGAGGAGCACATCTCGCTCAGCGAGCTGCGCGTGCTGCTGGGACTCCCTCTCGATGAGCCACTCACGGTGCGCGGCAGCCTCCGTGAGCTCGCGTCGCTTCCCGTGCCCGCGCCTTCGTCTCACGAGCGCGCGGACATCGTCGCGCTGGAGTCAGGGCTCGCGCAGGCGGAGGCGGAGCTGCGCCTGGGCAGGAGCCAGCGCTGGCCCGACGTCAGCGTGGGCGTGCGCTACGAGAGCGAGGTGGATGAGTCGGCGGTGCTCGGCACCCTCAGCGTGCCGCTGCCTGTCTTCTCGCGAGGACAGGAGGACACCGTGACGCAGGACGCGCGAGTGCGGCGGCTGCGCACGGCGCTGGAGGACGCTCGCAGGGCGCGCGACGTCCAGGTGGAGGCCGCGCGCATCCGCGACGCGAAGCGCCAGCAGTCCCTCGAGGTCCTCGAGCGCGACGCCCTGCCCCTCCTGGACGAGAACGAAGCCCTGGCGCGCAAGTCCTACGAGGCCGGGGAGATGGACCTCGCGGAGCTCCTCCTCGTCCGCCGTGAAACCCTCGAGACGCGCATCGCGCTGCTCGACAGCCACCTCCAGGCCGCGCTCGCCCGGGTGCGGCTCGCCGTCGAGACAGGAGTCCTCCCATGA
- a CDS encoding cysteine synthase family protein → MRPPCRPLPADGRFLQAIAPTPLVPVRLEADGPTIWCKLEFLNPSGSTKDRIARYMLEKAWRLGELSPGGEVVEASSGSTSIALALASAQMGVRFTAVMPEGVTGERVLTIRAYGGNVVLVPKEAGVRGAILKAEEIARERKAFAPRQFENPDNAEAHRVWTGQEVLSQIPGGLVHGVVSGVGTGGTVVGLYQAFAEAGCPVTAFIARPIAGLGCDIECCSFSPRVPGVVDGMSKLYREADMPGRVELDVSDDEAMRTARALIRRGFPVGPSSGLNYVAAVEAARRLGPGAQVVTVFPDRMERYFSTELIQHPQPATPGGAA, encoded by the coding sequence ATGCGTCCTCCCTGTCGCCCGCTGCCCGCGGATGGCCGCTTCCTGCAAGCCATCGCCCCCACCCCCCTCGTTCCAGTCCGCTTGGAGGCGGACGGCCCCACCATCTGGTGCAAGCTGGAGTTCCTGAACCCCAGTGGTTCCACGAAGGACCGCATCGCGCGCTACATGCTGGAGAAGGCGTGGCGCCTGGGCGAGCTGAGCCCGGGTGGCGAGGTGGTGGAGGCGTCCAGCGGCTCGACGAGCATCGCCCTGGCGCTGGCCAGCGCGCAGATGGGCGTGCGCTTCACGGCCGTGATGCCCGAGGGTGTCACCGGCGAGCGCGTGCTCACCATCCGCGCGTACGGCGGCAACGTGGTGCTGGTGCCGAAGGAAGCCGGCGTGCGCGGCGCCATCCTCAAGGCGGAGGAGATTGCCCGCGAGCGCAAGGCCTTCGCGCCGCGCCAGTTCGAGAACCCCGACAACGCCGAGGCCCATCGCGTGTGGACGGGCCAGGAAGTGCTCTCGCAGATTCCCGGCGGGCTGGTGCACGGCGTGGTGAGCGGCGTGGGCACGGGCGGCACCGTGGTGGGCCTGTATCAGGCCTTCGCGGAAGCGGGCTGTCCGGTGACGGCGTTCATCGCGCGCCCCATCGCGGGCCTGGGCTGTGACATCGAGTGCTGCAGCTTCAGCCCTCGCGTCCCCGGCGTGGTGGACGGCATGTCCAAGCTCTACCGCGAGGCGGACATGCCGGGCCGCGTGGAGCTGGACGTGTCGGACGACGAGGCCATGCGCACCGCGCGCGCCCTCATCCGCCGAGGCTTCCCCGTGGGCCCCTCCTCCGGCCTCAACTACGTGGCCGCCGTGGAAGCAGCGCGTCGGCTGGGCCCGGGCGCGCAGGTGGTGACGGTGTTCCCGGACCGCATGGAGCGCTACTTCTCCACCGAGCTGATTCAGCACCCGCAGCCGGCGACTCCGGGCGGCGCGGCCTGA
- a CDS encoding sensor histidine kinase, with amino-acid sequence MEMDVASPGADGYEGRLAPHTMSPPPPLILNVDADASTRALTSRILGLAGFQVREAGSGAEALALADEHTDLVILEVRLPDVRGREVCRQLKASPRTRGMLVLQLSAQAMAPGDQALDVRHGADGYLATPVDPEELVAQVQALLRLRRAEREVHTLSMEVARQRQLLDMAMASAADPIALYDATGRLLFANQAALVFAVRGAHDVLAPVLTLEEQEAKDPSLAPYFRLMDAALRTGEVQRGTFTVPTPPGPRHFDFTLSPTTGADGRVAALMATARDVTQARGEEEFREQFIGMLGHDLRNPLNALSMSAQQLRRKGNLDERQTALTERILTSADRMNRMIRQLLDFARARLGGGVPVVPSACDVFDIAHRTVDEMRASHPGRKLVLEVLGQGTGAWDGDRLEQAFSNLLANALKYSPADSPVRMWGEARERDVVLRVHNVGPPIPPEDVPHVFAAWRRGTRAVQHESGAPSGLGLGLYITRQILLAHGGEVSVESSLASGTTFTVRLPRG; translated from the coding sequence ATGGAGATGGATGTGGCGAGCCCTGGGGCCGACGGCTACGAAGGGCGCCTGGCCCCGCACACCATGAGTCCTCCTCCCCCGCTCATCCTCAATGTCGACGCCGACGCGAGCACGCGCGCGCTGACGAGCCGCATCCTGGGGCTCGCGGGCTTCCAGGTGAGGGAGGCGGGCTCTGGCGCGGAGGCCCTGGCCCTGGCGGACGAGCACACCGACCTGGTCATCCTCGAGGTCCGCCTCCCGGACGTCCGAGGGCGCGAGGTGTGCCGCCAGCTGAAGGCCTCGCCTCGCACCCGAGGGATGCTCGTCCTCCAGTTGTCCGCGCAGGCCATGGCACCGGGCGACCAGGCGCTCGATGTGCGGCACGGCGCGGATGGCTACCTGGCGACGCCGGTGGACCCGGAGGAGCTCGTCGCGCAGGTCCAGGCCCTGCTGCGGCTGCGGCGGGCCGAGCGTGAGGTGCACACGCTGTCGATGGAGGTCGCGCGGCAGCGCCAGCTGCTGGACATGGCGATGGCCTCCGCCGCGGACCCCATTGCCCTCTATGACGCCACCGGCCGGCTGCTCTTCGCGAACCAGGCGGCGCTCGTGTTCGCGGTGCGCGGGGCGCACGATGTCCTGGCCCCGGTCCTCACGCTGGAGGAGCAGGAGGCGAAGGACCCGTCCCTGGCGCCCTACTTCCGGTTGATGGACGCGGCGCTGCGCACGGGCGAGGTGCAGCGCGGCACCTTCACCGTGCCGACGCCACCGGGCCCGCGTCACTTCGACTTCACGCTGTCGCCGACGACGGGCGCGGATGGACGCGTGGCCGCGCTGATGGCCACCGCGCGCGACGTCACCCAGGCGCGAGGCGAGGAGGAGTTCCGCGAGCAGTTCATCGGCATGCTGGGGCATGACCTGCGCAATCCGCTCAACGCGCTGTCCATGTCCGCGCAGCAGCTCAGGCGCAAGGGCAACCTGGACGAGCGCCAGACGGCGCTCACCGAGCGCATCCTCACCAGCGCGGACCGGATGAACCGGATGATTCGCCAGCTCCTGGACTTCGCTCGCGCGAGGCTGGGCGGGGGCGTCCCGGTGGTGCCGTCCGCGTGCGACGTGTTCGACATCGCCCACCGCACGGTGGACGAGATGCGTGCCAGTCACCCCGGGCGGAAGCTGGTGCTGGAGGTGCTCGGGCAGGGGACGGGCGCGTGGGATGGGGACCGGCTGGAGCAGGCGTTCAGCAACCTGCTGGCGAACGCGCTCAAGTACAGCCCCGCGGACAGCCCCGTGCGGATGTGGGGCGAAGCGCGCGAGCGGGACGTGGTGCTGCGCGTCCACAACGTCGGTCCCCCCATTCCGCCCGAGGATGTGCCGCACGTCTTCGCCGCCTGGCGCCGAGGGACACGCGCCGTGCAGCACGAGTCGGGCGCTCCCTCCGGCCTGGGGCTGGGGCTCTACATCACGCGTCAAATCCTGCTGGCCCACGGCGGCGAGGTGTCGGTGGAGTCCAGCCTGGCAAGCGGGACGACGTTCACGGTGAGACTGCCCCGAGGTTGA